CGGagctggggggtggggggtaCCTGAGTCCGCGCCCCCCGGGCGGCCGAGCGCCGTCTCCTCCAGCAGCCGGGACACGGGAACCTCCGTCCGCTCCGACTGCAGCTCCTGGAAGGTGAGAGGCTGCGGATCCCAGCGGGGCGCTGCAGTTTGATCAGCACAGtgtgagcaggggctgggccAGCCCCCggcactgccctgcctgcccccgcCGCCCTCGGGGCTCCCTGCCCGACCGCTGCCTCCCGGAATGCCGGTGTCTCCTCGGTCAGGAGCCTGGTgccccatcccactgcagcagggcaCATCTGttgccccccctcccctcccctccaagAGTATGGTTTAATTTTCCTTCGGGGAAACTCCTAAACCTCCCTAGACTAGCGCCCCGTGTCCCCgctctgctccagggcaggTGATGGGATGAGGAAGTCTCTGGCTGACAGCGCTGCTTTAGTGAGGGGGTGTGGTACGGTGGCTGCGACCCCCGGTAGGGCTGAGCCCACCAGGGTCCCCAAGAGTGGAGAGCAGCAGTGGGTACCCCACATGGGGGGCTGCAAAGGGACTTGCCCAGCGTCCTGGGGAGgccctggagcagagccagtGGCACGGCCgcccgggggtcccggccccGGCACTTACCCTTGCCGGGGGCGCGCAGGGTGTCACGGCCGGGCCCGTCCCTGCCGGGGGGGCAGCGGGCGGCCCTCAGCCGGGTGATCTCCTGGGCGCTGCTCTCCAGCCGCCTGCCCAGCTCCTCTTTCTCCCGCTCCAGCcgccccttctcctcctccagccgGGCTTTGGCCCGCAGCAGCTCCCCGTACGCAGTCTCCAgccgggcggccgcggccactTGCTGGGgctcccgagcccccccgggccccGAGCCCCCCATTGCCCGCTCCCGGCTCTCCAGCCGGCTCAGGCGGGCGGCGAGCGCGACCAGCTCTGCCCGCAGCTCGGGCACGCCGCCGGCAGCCTCAGGGCAGGCGGCATCGACGGGGCTGGCCACCGTGAAGGAGTAGGTGCAGTGCCCGGCGCCGTCGGGGGCGCGGTGCAGGAACGCGGTGTCGGCGCGGCCGCGCAGGGCCAGGGACCCCCAGATCAGCATCCACAACCCCAGCATGGCCCCGCCACTCTGCGCTCGCCGGGCACCGCCGCCCGCATTTATAGGGGAGAGGgtcggggcggcggggggcgggcgaGCAGGAACCTTCCAGATGCCTGCGGCGGCACCGGCACTGCCCCCGCCGCCTACCCGGGGCGGCTGGCCGGgctcggcggccgcggggccgtGTGCCAGGGGTGACGGCGGGGGCGAGGCGGGCGGACCTGCCCCCGCCGCGGGCGGGGAGGATCCGCCGGGCCCGGATCCGAAGCCCGCGGGGGCCGCGCGGGGATGGGAACGGGAACGGGGCCGAAGGAGCcgggcacggccccgcccccttCGATCACAGCCCCGCCTCctcccggcgcggccccgccccgttCCAGCAAGCTCCGCCCCGGAGCGCGGGCCCGCCCCCTCTGCAGACCCCGCCTCTTCCCTCGCCCCGCCCATACATCAGTAGCTCGGCGCTCAGTGCGGCGGGTGGAGTGTCGAGCTGGTCGATGTGACAGTGGACCCTCCGCCGCACCGGCCATTtcccgccggcccggcccggagCTGAGCGCGGTCACTGCTCCGCTCCTGTCTTGTCTTGTCCTGTCCTGTCTGCTTCCCTCCTGTCCTGTCTGCTTCCCTGCTGTCCCTTCCTCTCCACCCCTCCGGGCCCGCCGGTGCGGGTGACCCGGCCGCTCCCCGCTGCCTCCTCCAAGCATCCCCAGCCCGGCCATGCCGCCCAAATTCAAGCGGCACCTGAACGACGACGAGGTGACGGGCTCGGTGAAGAGCGAGCGGGTGAGTGCCGCCCCTGCGCGGTCGCGGCGGGCGGGTGCTGCCCGCGGGGTGCCCCGGTGCGGGTCCCTGGGCCGGGGTCCCTGTGCTGCCGCAGCCCTTCGGGGCCCGGAGCCCGAACCGCTGTGACAGCGGCGTTCGGTCAGTGAGGGGCTGTGCGAGCATCACAGCCGACCTGCGGGTTGTGAAACCAGCCACTTCAGGGGGAAAGGCTGCCCTGAGAACCTGTTGTAGTTCCTTTGCTCCATGTCTGTGGCTGTGAGACCTCGCTGTGCTCCGTTCTCCTGCCGCCCTGCAGGGCTTGGCATGGGCATGTCCTGGCTCTTGTGTCTCGCAGCTGGCCAGGGAACTCGTGTGAAGTCGCCCTGTGCTTTACAGCTGAGTTCTTCCCCTGGTGCCAAGGTCCTCTGACGTTTCAGGCAGTGGATACAGGTCACAGTGGTGCAGTTGCCTGTGTTAGTCAAAGCGGGTTTAACCTGATGTGTTTGTCCTGGGGTCACACTGTGCTAAAACTCAGCTTAGACCGTGGTCTtaagtgctgctgcagctcacaaCAGCTGTCAGTGAGACGAGGATCCCGAGTTCCAAGAGCACTTTGCTCATCCTTGCGGGAAGCAATGGCTGGAACTATTGTGTGGTCTCACGGGTTGCTTAAGTTGATTGAGGAAATGTGGCAAGGATGGAAATGTAGGGGAGCTTTGAAATAAGATCATCAGGCTTGCGGGTGGGGGCCTGAATTTGTGCacaggggaagcagcagctgttgGTACCTCAAGGACCACTGCTGTGTCCCTGGGCCCATGCCTTCAGTGTGTCATTTCCCCCTATCGACTATTTTTGACCCTGAGCAGATGTTTCAGGGAGCCCTGAGCTCAGTTTGTAAACCCTGTGCTGCCCTGATAGGAGAAACAAATTCTAGTAAACGTCTTTTTCCGAAACTGTCAGGCTTCTGTGGGATTGCTCTTAAAAATCAGCCTTTGGACCATCTAGTGGGATCAGCAAatctgagcagagcagagctgtcagaccactctgcttccctgcccggGGAGCCCAATGTGTTTCCTTGTGCTTACACCTGCTCCTGTCAGATGGCTGGAGAAACCATGTCCTCCAAAGCCAGCGTGGATCTGACTTCCCGCATGGATGGGATGGCGCAAGGTGGCTGTGGGCGACACTGATGTGtttgctggcagggctggggactgtCCCTTGAGCAGAGAGGGCCTTCCTgcaggcagaggctgctgaTTGCATCCTGAGAGCTGGAAATGTGTGTGACATGGTGGTTGCTTAttgtttttaatgtgtttgCAGAGGAACCTGTTGGAGGAAGACTCAGATGAAGAGGAAGACTTTTTCTTGTGAGTTCCTGAACGGCTGCTGTAGGGAATGCAAtgtcctgcctgcctgcagctctgggactgGGAATCAAAACCTTTGATTCCTTTGGGATGATCTCCCAGAGCCTTGGCATTGAGTATGAATTAAGTCTTAATAGGTGTGACCTTTTGTAAGGTGGGGTGTCCCACCTATCCTCAGACATGGGAGGGACTCATGGGAGCTATGAAAACAATCCTTCATCCACAAGGCGTTGATTCTCTCTTTTGTATCTTTTGAGTCTcgtttaaaaacatgttttcattgTATCCTCCATCCTGACTGATCTTTTCTGCCTGCAGGAGGGGGCCTTCTGGACCCAGGTTTGGACCCAGGAATGACAAGATCAGGCAGTAAGTTGTTGTTCCTCAGTGTCACCCAGatagtaatttattttagtgCTGTGAGCCCCTGCTGCTGTCTTACCAAAGTATTTCTGTGTAGTTCTTAGCAGGAATGTTCCTTGCACCTGCTTTCTTCTAATTGTTATGTCCTACCCTATGTGcccacagctgaaggaaatctGAGATTTGATGCAAGGTGTCAAGAAGTTGAGTGCTGACAGAGAAAAAGGGATAAGATTATATCACAGTAGTTTAGTGGAGTTTCTGAAGCCCTTGCTGGGTTGTGGTGGTGAGCTGTTCCATGCTTTTGTGAGGCTCTTTTTCTAGAGCCCTGAACTTTAGCCTTCACTAGCACaacattttattgttttgtggcttttttccttcatcctgTAACACACTCCTCAACATTTCAGGAAAGCAGTTGGGCAGGAACACACCAGCACTGGGTTTTTTGGGCAGCAGCTGGTCCTCTGGCCTCTTCCCCAGATAAAAACCTGATAGAGGTGACCTGGAGATGAGCAGTGACTCAGTGGAGTCAAGgcagctggaaaacaggaaaCCATTACAGGAGGAGGATTAGGGCAAGAAGGAAGGAGTGAACACTCTGGATCCTCCTCCCACGGAGTCATTTCATGGATGATGCTTGTTCAGGGCTCCAGTTTTCCCTGCCCTTTCCTGTGAGGGATGTGGTGATGGTACTTAATTAAAAGTGGGAGGATTCTCTCATCCCCCTGGTTTGTGTTGCCCTGTTTCCTTTGCTGGTCTCTGTGGAGCCAGAACAGAGCTCTGTGTGGGGCCTTATGACTGGGCTGTTCAGACTGGGTCTTGTTTGCAGCCTGAGTGTGGCTCTTCGTGAGGGATGTTTTCCATGCCAGGAAGATGCcagtgcagctctgggatgACTCACTGCCAGTGTCAGCATCAGGCAGTGCCTGTCTGTGTGCCTGCTCGCCACGTTACCTGCAGGGGCAAAGGGCACTCGAGATACATGACAGGCAGTGGGAAGGTCACTGTGCCCTGAGTTTTCAGGGCTCTGTCTTCCCTCCTGCGTGGGAGGAGACTGTTGGTAGAGGTGAAGTGATCCTTGGAATAAGCCAGAGTGCATAAAACCTGCCTTCtagggcacagccaggctgatTGGGAGTAAATGAAGTAGAGAGGGGATAATGTTTGCCCCTTCATCCTCCTCTGCTGGACAGGAATTGCAGTAtcttctgccttccctgtgtGGTGGGGAAAAACAGGAGCTCTTCTCTTCCCACGATCTTGGCCTGGCAGGCAGGAGTGTGGGCTTAGGTAGAGGATGGCACTGCACCtgtggaggggaaggaaaacgAAAGAGGTGTTCAGCCAGGAACTGGTGGGTCCAGAGGTGTGATGTGACTCATGCCCAACACCCCTGAGATTTGCCCGCTGCCAGAGATTGCTTGGATAGTGGAATGAAATATGTCCCTTGGGGTAGCAAGTGGCTACATCTGTCCAGTATCTAGAACATCTGTTATAGAAcagtgtttattttctgctctcATCAACGCTGACTGCTTTGTTTAATAAGCACTTGTGCCATGCACTCATCACTTCTCGTCGTGGAGCTCATTATTACGTTTCTGATCTTGTGCCGATGAATCGATGCCTGGTCTCTTAGTGAGCCAGTTTTCTCTGGTTTCAACAGAGAAAGGGTTGGGCAGCTGCTgaaaaactaaaagcaaaagacattttaagGAGGAATTTGAGCATTCGGAGAGCTGAGGCATAGCTGGGCAAAGCTAGAGAGGCTGTAGCTGTACAGGGCTGGAGGATCAAGGTGTGAAGACAGGCATAAAAGGAAACTGGATGGAGGACtggggagaggaagaagtgaTGGGAGCAAAGGTGTGGAACATGCTGAATGTGAGGGTCAAGGCTGGAAATTTTTTCTAGTTGGCAGTAAAGGGTCTTGAGTCAGGGTGGAGTTTGGTGGCAGAGACCCTCGAGGCTGGCTCAGCTGTGGGGAACACTGCAAACTTCGGAGGGGAAAGTGGTGAATTACAGTCGGCAACAGTGGCAGGAGGAAGTGTCAGTCCCCTCCATGCTGTGTTTCCTCCTGATGTGTCTGGAAACTGCTTGGTTAGGGTGGACTCTCCTCTGGTAACTGAGAGGCCACATGGGGTCCCTTGGGCTCCCTCTGAGACCTCCCATCCCCGGGGTGGGCCAGAACTGAAAGGCAGCTTTTAATAGGCTTTTATCCTTTTCCCCAAAGTTACCAAGAACAGGTTAGGGAAAGCTGAACTCCTTTCTTTGCCTTTCCTgaatatgtgtgtgtgagagctCTTAGTGCCTTTTCAGGGGAAAGTGGGGTGTTCATCTTCCACctgcatttcttttatttagaaCAATAGCATCTAATCACAGGCCATCTTTTCAAAAGCACCACTAAAATCACCCCCTTTTCTGCACTGCTTGACCTGTTTCATTGCTGATGTTTGTGCTCTCTGGAGACTGTGCTGTTGGATTCAGGTTCAGCACACTGCTGAGGTATCCCAGGAGCCAGGTCTTGGTCCCTGTGATTCCcttgttgttctgctgggggTGACCAGCATCCCTGGCCCCAGGCCTCGGCTTTGGTGGCTCTGTCTTTCTGCAGGCCCTGAGGAAGGGGAGAGTTTGAGGAATGGTTTGAAGGCAAGAGTtgacagcagcttcccagggcCTGGCTGTTCATGGGAGGTGGCTGGTTGTGCAGTGGGCCCCAGCCACAGTGGAGGCTTTCATCTGGAGGTGATACCGAGACCATGTTTACGGGAATCATTGTTGGAAATAATCCTTTCCATGACTGAAAGGCTTCAGGGAAGCACAgactgctgttttcctcacaGCTGGGACGAAGCAGCAACTTAAAGCCAGGGATTTGTGGAATAGTTGTGCTGATAGATACACTGTTGCTGAGCTGTGGCTCAGGCAGTTCTGTGCAGTGCTGGCCTCCTGCCTTTGTACCTTCCATCTGCCCTGGCTCTCCATCCTGTTCCCTCTTCCCTGGGTTACTGCCACAACGAGGGCTGTTTGGGAGTCATTTGCACCAAAACACACAGCACTGTTAATATGGCTGAGGTGGAAAACAGAAGTGTGTCATGCTGGCTGTAAACAGCCAGCCTGGAGACAAGCAGCAGCCTTGGGCAGCACATCCTGTGGCGTGTGTGCATGGCCTGTTCATGGCATCTGGAGAATGCAGTAGCACTGTTGTCAGCCCAACACCCTGACCAGCCCAGGGAGTTTTCAGTACCTAACCAGTATGGCCAAAATGGAAAGGCATATTCCTCCCACTCTGGTTCAGCAAAGCAC
This genomic window from Pseudopipra pipra isolate bDixPip1 chromosome 9, bDixPip1.hap1, whole genome shotgun sequence contains:
- the MYOC gene encoding myocilin, with product MGGAREEAGSAEGAGPRSGAELAGTGRGRAGRRRGCDRRGRGRARLLRPRSRSHPRAAPAGFGSGPGGSSPPAAGAGPPASPPPSPLAHGPAAAEPGQPPRVGGGGSAGAAAGIWKVPARPPPAAPTLSPINAGGGARRAQSGGAMLGLWMLIWGSLALRGRADTAFLHRAPDGAGHCTYSFTVASPVDAACPEAAGGVPELRAELVALAARLSRLESRERAMGGSGPGGAREPQQVAAAARLETAYGELLRAKARLEEEKGRLEREKEELGRRLESSAQEITRLRAARCPPGRDGPGRDTLRAPGKAPRWDPQPLTFQELQSERTEVPVSRLLEETALGRPGGADSGCGELVWVGEPVVFGRADSIAGKYGVWMKDPEPVPPFTRDTTWRVDAVGTEVRQLFQYEEAEQLARGYPAKVHILPRPLESTGAVVYRGGLFFQPRHSRSVARYDLRGETVTAEREIPGAGYHGQYPYAWGGYTDIDLAVDETGLWVIYSTESARGAIVLSKLDPETLEIRRTWETNIRKRGVANSFLICGTLYTVSSYSAPNATINFAYDTATGASRALSIPFENRFRYLSMLDYNPSERQLFAWDSFNMVTYPVRLSRA